From Mya arenaria isolate MELC-2E11 chromosome 12, ASM2691426v1, the proteins below share one genomic window:
- the LOC128212013 gene encoding drebrin-like protein isoform X1: MAIDLRKHKDALLKAYNDVVADNNSTDWAVFTYEGQTAVLKVAETGEGGISDMVDDLNSSKIMYAYCKVLDPNTNLPKFVLINWQGEAAPESMKFKCANHLRDVTNFFHGIHVTVNARTEDDMDEDDILKKVAKSSGSQYSIHKEKSKPQEPIAAVGSVYQKTQAARDINIKQRDKFWAKTETEEHERQDIERRTLLERQQSLDSERKAREAKEAEERERQLQERMKAINQQRAAERRASQSDDQQQKKQWELDQEQAARDEEERGHRADQLRRERAAEAEKLASAKTSTARSYFKRKESQSEDTEDRPPPPRRQLKHNFGEVDQEEPPAARQPIQLPRKQPSPPPTQPAREPSPPPQRQPSPPPQREASPPPREPSPPPKRQPSPPPAQAPTQPPAGKNLLAENLPPRHGDSDEEEADEDWGEEGKSKPAVEQDIQAVQAPDVPNPEPAAPEGKGLCCIALYDYQASDDTEVTFDPDDVLTHVEQIDEGWWIGTAPNGSRGMFPANYVEIIQS, from the exons atggCGATCGACTTGAGGAAACACAAAGATGCGCTTTTAAAAGCGTATAATGATGTTGTTGCGGATAATAATAGTACAGATTG GGCAGTTTTTACCTATGAAGGTCAGACAGCAGTTCTTAAAGTGGCAGAGACAGGAG agGGTGGTATCAGTGACATGGTTGATGACTTAAACAGTTCCAAGATCATGTATGCCTACTGCAAGGTGTTGGACCCCAACACAAACCTGCCAAAGTTTGTCCTCATCAACTGG CAAGGAGAGGCAGCCCCGGAGTCCATGAAGTTTAAGTGTGCTAACCATTTGAGAGATGTGACCAACTTCTTCCAT GGTATTCATGTGACAGTGAATGCACGTACAGAGGATGACATGGATGAAGATGATATTCTGAAGAAAGTGGCCAAGTCCTCGGGATCGCAATACAGCATCCACAAGGAGAAGTCAAAACCACAGGAACCAATCGCTGCTGTG GGGTCTGTGTACCAGAAAACGCAGGCAGCTCGGgatattaacattaaacaaaggGACAAGTTCTGGGCTAAAACTGAG ACGGAGGAACATGAGAGACAGGACATTGAGAGACGCACATTGTTGGAACGTCAACAGTCGCTAGATAGTGAGCGCAAGGCTCGTGAG GCGAAGGAGGCGGAAGAGCGGGAGCGGCAGTTGCAGGAGCGTATGAAGGCCATCAACCAGCAGAGGGCGGCAGAGAGACGTGCCAGCCAGTCTGACGACCAACAGCAGAAAAAACAATGG GAGCTCGACCAGGAGCAGGCAGCACGAGATGAAGAAGAACGTGGTCACCGTGCTGACCAGCTGCGACGGGAAAGGGCTGCAGAGGCCGAGAAGCTCGCATCGGCCAAAACATCGACTGCTCGCTCATATTTCAAGAGGAAAGAGTCACAGTCTGAGGACACAGAGGATCGACCCCCACCACCCAGAAG GCAACTGAAGCACAATTTTGGTGAGGTGGACCAGGAGGAGCCCCCAGCTGCCAGACAGCCCATCCAGCTTCCACGCAAACAGCCTTCTCCCCCTCCCACTCAACCGGCCCGTGAGCCCTCCCCACCCCCACAGAGGCAGCCGTCCCCACCCCCTCAGCGAGAAGCTTCTCCACCCCCAAGGGAGCCAAGTCCCCCACCAAAGAGGCAACCTTCTCCACCACCTGCTCAGGCACCAACCCAACCCCCAGCTGGAAAAAACCTGCTGGCAGAAAACCTACCACCCAGACATGGAGACTCAGATGAGGAGGAGGCTGATGAAGACTGGGGAGAGGAAG GAAAATCAAAGCCAGCAG TGGAGCAAGACATCCAAGCAGTACAGGCCCCAGATGTCCCCAACCCCGAGCCTGCGGCACCTGAGGGCAAGGGACTGTGTTGTATTGCATTATACGACTATCAGGCTT ctgATGACACTGAGGTAACCTTTGACCCAGATGATGTCCTCACACATGTCGAACAAATAGACGAAGGTTGGTGGATTGGCACTGCCCCTAACGGCTCACGAGGAATGTTTCCCGCCAACTACGTTGAAATTATTCAAAGCTGA
- the LOC128212013 gene encoding drebrin-like protein isoform X2, translated as MAIDLRKHKDALLKAYNDVVADNNSTDWAVFTYEGQTAVLKVAETGEGGISDMVDDLNSSKIMYAYCKVLDPNTNLPKFVLINWQGEAAPESMKFKCANHLRDVTNFFHGIHVTVNARTEDDMDEDDILKKVAKSSGSQYSIHKEKSKPQEPIAAVGSVYQKTQAARDINIKQRDKFWAKTETEEHERQDIERRTLLERQQSLDSERKAREAKEAEERERQLQERMKAINQQRAAERRASQSDDQQQKKQWELDQEQAARDEEERGHRADQLRRERAAEAEKLASAKTSTARSYFKRKESQSEDTEDRPPPPRRQLKHNFGEVDQEEPPAARQPIQLPRKQPSPPPTQPAREPSPPPQRQPSPPPQREASPPPREPSPPPKRQPSPPPAQAPTQPPAGKNLLAENLPPRHGDSDEEEADEDWGEEVEQDIQAVQAPDVPNPEPAAPEGKGLCCIALYDYQASDDTEVTFDPDDVLTHVEQIDEGWWIGTAPNGSRGMFPANYVEIIQS; from the exons atggCGATCGACTTGAGGAAACACAAAGATGCGCTTTTAAAAGCGTATAATGATGTTGTTGCGGATAATAATAGTACAGATTG GGCAGTTTTTACCTATGAAGGTCAGACAGCAGTTCTTAAAGTGGCAGAGACAGGAG agGGTGGTATCAGTGACATGGTTGATGACTTAAACAGTTCCAAGATCATGTATGCCTACTGCAAGGTGTTGGACCCCAACACAAACCTGCCAAAGTTTGTCCTCATCAACTGG CAAGGAGAGGCAGCCCCGGAGTCCATGAAGTTTAAGTGTGCTAACCATTTGAGAGATGTGACCAACTTCTTCCAT GGTATTCATGTGACAGTGAATGCACGTACAGAGGATGACATGGATGAAGATGATATTCTGAAGAAAGTGGCCAAGTCCTCGGGATCGCAATACAGCATCCACAAGGAGAAGTCAAAACCACAGGAACCAATCGCTGCTGTG GGGTCTGTGTACCAGAAAACGCAGGCAGCTCGGgatattaacattaaacaaaggGACAAGTTCTGGGCTAAAACTGAG ACGGAGGAACATGAGAGACAGGACATTGAGAGACGCACATTGTTGGAACGTCAACAGTCGCTAGATAGTGAGCGCAAGGCTCGTGAG GCGAAGGAGGCGGAAGAGCGGGAGCGGCAGTTGCAGGAGCGTATGAAGGCCATCAACCAGCAGAGGGCGGCAGAGAGACGTGCCAGCCAGTCTGACGACCAACAGCAGAAAAAACAATGG GAGCTCGACCAGGAGCAGGCAGCACGAGATGAAGAAGAACGTGGTCACCGTGCTGACCAGCTGCGACGGGAAAGGGCTGCAGAGGCCGAGAAGCTCGCATCGGCCAAAACATCGACTGCTCGCTCATATTTCAAGAGGAAAGAGTCACAGTCTGAGGACACAGAGGATCGACCCCCACCACCCAGAAG GCAACTGAAGCACAATTTTGGTGAGGTGGACCAGGAGGAGCCCCCAGCTGCCAGACAGCCCATCCAGCTTCCACGCAAACAGCCTTCTCCCCCTCCCACTCAACCGGCCCGTGAGCCCTCCCCACCCCCACAGAGGCAGCCGTCCCCACCCCCTCAGCGAGAAGCTTCTCCACCCCCAAGGGAGCCAAGTCCCCCACCAAAGAGGCAACCTTCTCCACCACCTGCTCAGGCACCAACCCAACCCCCAGCTGGAAAAAACCTGCTGGCAGAAAACCTACCACCCAGACATGGAGACTCAGATGAGGAGGAGGCTGATGAAGACTGGGGAGAGGAAG TGGAGCAAGACATCCAAGCAGTACAGGCCCCAGATGTCCCCAACCCCGAGCCTGCGGCACCTGAGGGCAAGGGACTGTGTTGTATTGCATTATACGACTATCAGGCTT ctgATGACACTGAGGTAACCTTTGACCCAGATGATGTCCTCACACATGTCGAACAAATAGACGAAGGTTGGTGGATTGGCACTGCCCCTAACGGCTCACGAGGAATGTTTCCCGCCAACTACGTTGAAATTATTCAAAGCTGA